From a region of the Zonotrichia albicollis isolate bZonAlb1 chromosome 5, bZonAlb1.hap1, whole genome shotgun sequence genome:
- the CCDC149 gene encoding coiled-coil domain-containing protein 149 isoform X1, with protein sequence MGSHRSETDWQGLLSEYLVCKRKLESKKEALLILSKELDTCQQERDQYKLMANQLRERHQSLKKKYRELIDGDPSLPPEKRKQANLAQLLSEAQDRNKHLGEEIGELQQRLGEVQGDNKLLRMTIAKQRLGDDEVGARHFAAHEREDLVQQLEKAREQIETLRYDLQAALDELQDVKEERSVYQDKSDRLNQELNHVLGGHENRIIDIDALCMENRYLQERLKQLQEEVNLLKSSITKYKNALERRKNSKAHSRSSSSALTGVLSAKQVQELLSEDHGCSLPATPQSISDLKSLATALLETIHEKNMVIQHQRQTNKILGNRVAELEKKLRTLEIAGLWSLPGLSYNVSVGFGSGKDTITFSDPALPVIQRSRSPLSAFADKPQRTEVQAEQKGEHDETYAVASESLSPEGTNLNNRIQNKHFYPSLPQLPSEEEDINKLGSQIIKLTVAELEGKRGGAPVGEQNVGVEAELNDSSEAEFPLSSPDPSDPTDPSNSENERTGETEALKDNDKTLERDCEIPNGREDQNSSTMDVVHAEDAGRHGGLSVQTADTNNSFEELSESENKKPSDAAENREYLDNSLA encoded by the exons tACCTGGTGTGCAAAAGGAAACTTGAAAGTAAGAAGGAGGCATTGCTCATCCTTTCCAAAGAGCTGGACACCTGTCAGCAAGAAAGAGACCAGTACAAACTGATGGCCAACCAGCTGCGGGAGCGACACCAGTCCCTGAAAAAGAAGTATCGGGAGCTGATT GATGGGGATCCATCACTTCCACCTGAAAAGAGGAAACAG GCAAATCTTGCTCAACTACTGAGTGAGGCTCAAGATCGAAATAAACATCTTGGAGAAGAGATTGGAGAGCTTCAGCAGAGACTGGGAGAAGTACAAGGGGACAATAAG CTCCTTCGAATGACCATAGCAAAGCAGAGGCTGGGGGATGATGAAGTTGGGGCTCGCCACTTTGCAGCACATGAGCGGGAGGACCTCGttcagcagctggagaaggCTCGAGAGCAG ATTGAGACCCTGAGATATGATCTTCAGGCTGCACTGGATGAGCTACAGGATGTGAAAGAGGAACGCTCTGTTTACCAAGACAAGTCTGACAGACTGAACCAAGAGCTGAATCATGTCTTAGGAGGGCATGAAAACAGGATCATTGACATAGATGCTCTCTGCATGGAGAACAG gtATCTTCAAGAGAGATTAAAACAGCTTCAAGAGGAAGTCAACCTTCTGAAGTCTAGTATTACTAAATATAAG AATGCACTAGAGAGACGAAAAAATTCAAAGGCTCATAGTAGATCCAGTAGCAGTGCTCTGACTGGAGTCCTTTCTGCAAAGCAAG TCCAAGAGTTGTTGTCGGAGGATCATGGATGTAGCCTACCAGCCACACCACAATCCATTTCAGATCTCAAATCACTGGCCACTGCATTACTGGAAACCATCCATGAAAAAAACATGGTCATACAACACCAAAGACAAACTAACAA AATTCTAGGTAATCGAGTGGCAGAActagaaaagaaattaagaacTTTGGAAATTGCTGGCTTGTGGAGTCTTCCAG GCCTGAGCTACAATGTCTCAGTGGGATTTGGGA GTGGGAAGGACACGATAACATTCAGtgacccagccctgcctgtgatACAGCGCTCCAGGTCACCCTTGTCAGCCTTTGCTGATAAGCCTCAGAGAACTGAAGTACAAG CAGAACAGAAGGGAGAACATGATGAAACTTATGCTGTTGCAAGTGAATCTCTGTCTCCAGAGGGAACAAACTTAAATAACAGAAtccaaaataaacatttttaccCTTCATTACCCCAGCTACCTTCTGAGGAAGAAGACATAAACAAGCTTGGAAGTCAGATAATTAAACTGACAGTTGCAGAACTGGAAGGGAAAAGAGGAGGCGCTCCTGTGGGGGAGCAGAACGTGGGAGTTGAAGCAGAGCTTAATGATTCATCAGAGGCAGAGTTCCCACTTTCCAGCCCTGATCCATCTGACCCCACAGATCCCTCAAACTCAGAGAATGAACGAACTGGTGAAACTGAGGCCCTGAAAGACAATGACAAAACGTTGGAGAGAGATTGTGAAATTCCAAATGGAAGAGAGGATCAAAACAGTAGCACCATGGATGTGGTGCATGCTGAGGATGCTGGAAGGCATGGAGGGCTCAGTGTTCAAACTGCAGACACAAATAACAGCTTTGAGGAGCTCTCTGAATCTGAAAACAAGAAACCATCTGATGCTGCTGAAAACCGTGAATATTTGGATAACAGTTTGGCTTGA
- the CCDC149 gene encoding coiled-coil domain-containing protein 149 isoform X3 encodes MGSHRSETDWQGLLSEYLVCKRKLESKKEALLILSKELDTCQQERDQYKLMANQLRERHQSLKKKYRELIDGDPSLPPEKRKQANLAQLLSEAQDRNKHLGEEIGELQQRLGEVQGDNKLLRMTIAKQRLGDDEVGARHFAAHEREDLVQQLEKAREQIETLRYDLQAALDELQDVKEERSVYQDKSDRLNQELNHVLGGHENRIIDIDALCMENRYLQERLKQLQEEVNLLKSSITKYKNALERRKNSKAHSRSSSSALTGVLSAKQVQELLSEDHGCSLPATPQSISDLKSLATALLETIHEKNMVIQHQRQTNKILGNRVAELEKKLRTLEIAGLWSLPGGKDTITFSDPALPVIQRSRSPLSAFADKPQRTEVQAEQKGEHDETYAVASESLSPEGTNLNNRIQNKHFYPSLPQLPSEEEDINKLGSQIIKLTVAELEGKRGGAPVGEQNVGVEAELNDSSEAEFPLSSPDPSDPTDPSNSENERTGETEALKDNDKTLERDCEIPNGREDQNSSTMDVVHAEDAGRHGGLSVQTADTNNSFEELSESENKKPSDAAENREYLDNSLA; translated from the exons tACCTGGTGTGCAAAAGGAAACTTGAAAGTAAGAAGGAGGCATTGCTCATCCTTTCCAAAGAGCTGGACACCTGTCAGCAAGAAAGAGACCAGTACAAACTGATGGCCAACCAGCTGCGGGAGCGACACCAGTCCCTGAAAAAGAAGTATCGGGAGCTGATT GATGGGGATCCATCACTTCCACCTGAAAAGAGGAAACAG GCAAATCTTGCTCAACTACTGAGTGAGGCTCAAGATCGAAATAAACATCTTGGAGAAGAGATTGGAGAGCTTCAGCAGAGACTGGGAGAAGTACAAGGGGACAATAAG CTCCTTCGAATGACCATAGCAAAGCAGAGGCTGGGGGATGATGAAGTTGGGGCTCGCCACTTTGCAGCACATGAGCGGGAGGACCTCGttcagcagctggagaaggCTCGAGAGCAG ATTGAGACCCTGAGATATGATCTTCAGGCTGCACTGGATGAGCTACAGGATGTGAAAGAGGAACGCTCTGTTTACCAAGACAAGTCTGACAGACTGAACCAAGAGCTGAATCATGTCTTAGGAGGGCATGAAAACAGGATCATTGACATAGATGCTCTCTGCATGGAGAACAG gtATCTTCAAGAGAGATTAAAACAGCTTCAAGAGGAAGTCAACCTTCTGAAGTCTAGTATTACTAAATATAAG AATGCACTAGAGAGACGAAAAAATTCAAAGGCTCATAGTAGATCCAGTAGCAGTGCTCTGACTGGAGTCCTTTCTGCAAAGCAAG TCCAAGAGTTGTTGTCGGAGGATCATGGATGTAGCCTACCAGCCACACCACAATCCATTTCAGATCTCAAATCACTGGCCACTGCATTACTGGAAACCATCCATGAAAAAAACATGGTCATACAACACCAAAGACAAACTAACAA AATTCTAGGTAATCGAGTGGCAGAActagaaaagaaattaagaacTTTGGAAATTGCTGGCTTGTGGAGTCTTCCAG GTGGGAAGGACACGATAACATTCAGtgacccagccctgcctgtgatACAGCGCTCCAGGTCACCCTTGTCAGCCTTTGCTGATAAGCCTCAGAGAACTGAAGTACAAG CAGAACAGAAGGGAGAACATGATGAAACTTATGCTGTTGCAAGTGAATCTCTGTCTCCAGAGGGAACAAACTTAAATAACAGAAtccaaaataaacatttttaccCTTCATTACCCCAGCTACCTTCTGAGGAAGAAGACATAAACAAGCTTGGAAGTCAGATAATTAAACTGACAGTTGCAGAACTGGAAGGGAAAAGAGGAGGCGCTCCTGTGGGGGAGCAGAACGTGGGAGTTGAAGCAGAGCTTAATGATTCATCAGAGGCAGAGTTCCCACTTTCCAGCCCTGATCCATCTGACCCCACAGATCCCTCAAACTCAGAGAATGAACGAACTGGTGAAACTGAGGCCCTGAAAGACAATGACAAAACGTTGGAGAGAGATTGTGAAATTCCAAATGGAAGAGAGGATCAAAACAGTAGCACCATGGATGTGGTGCATGCTGAGGATGCTGGAAGGCATGGAGGGCTCAGTGTTCAAACTGCAGACACAAATAACAGCTTTGAGGAGCTCTCTGAATCTGAAAACAAGAAACCATCTGATGCTGCTGAAAACCGTGAATATTTGGATAACAGTTTGGCTTGA
- the CCDC149 gene encoding coiled-coil domain-containing protein 149 isoform X4 — MGSHRSETDWQGLLSEYLVCKRKLESKKEALLILSKELDTCQQERDQYKLMANQLRERHQSLKKKYRELIDGDPSLPPEKRKQANLAQLLSEAQDRNKHLGEEIGELQQRLGEVQGDNKLLRMTIAKQRLGDDEVGARHFAAHEREDLVQQLEKAREQIETLRYDLQAALDELQDVKEERSVYQDKSDRLNQELNHVLGGHENRIIDIDALCMENRYLQERLKQLQEEVNLLKSSITKYKNALERRKNSKAHSRSSSSALTGVLSAKQVQELLSEDHGCSLPATPQSISDLKSLATALLETIHEKNMVIQHQRQTNKILGNRVAELEKKLRTLEIAGLWSLPGGKDTITFSDPALPVIQRSRSPLSAFADKPQRTEVQEQKGEHDETYAVASESLSPEGTNLNNRIQNKHFYPSLPQLPSEEEDINKLGSQIIKLTVAELEGKRGGAPVGEQNVGVEAELNDSSEAEFPLSSPDPSDPTDPSNSENERTGETEALKDNDKTLERDCEIPNGREDQNSSTMDVVHAEDAGRHGGLSVQTADTNNSFEELSESENKKPSDAAENREYLDNSLA; from the exons tACCTGGTGTGCAAAAGGAAACTTGAAAGTAAGAAGGAGGCATTGCTCATCCTTTCCAAAGAGCTGGACACCTGTCAGCAAGAAAGAGACCAGTACAAACTGATGGCCAACCAGCTGCGGGAGCGACACCAGTCCCTGAAAAAGAAGTATCGGGAGCTGATT GATGGGGATCCATCACTTCCACCTGAAAAGAGGAAACAG GCAAATCTTGCTCAACTACTGAGTGAGGCTCAAGATCGAAATAAACATCTTGGAGAAGAGATTGGAGAGCTTCAGCAGAGACTGGGAGAAGTACAAGGGGACAATAAG CTCCTTCGAATGACCATAGCAAAGCAGAGGCTGGGGGATGATGAAGTTGGGGCTCGCCACTTTGCAGCACATGAGCGGGAGGACCTCGttcagcagctggagaaggCTCGAGAGCAG ATTGAGACCCTGAGATATGATCTTCAGGCTGCACTGGATGAGCTACAGGATGTGAAAGAGGAACGCTCTGTTTACCAAGACAAGTCTGACAGACTGAACCAAGAGCTGAATCATGTCTTAGGAGGGCATGAAAACAGGATCATTGACATAGATGCTCTCTGCATGGAGAACAG gtATCTTCAAGAGAGATTAAAACAGCTTCAAGAGGAAGTCAACCTTCTGAAGTCTAGTATTACTAAATATAAG AATGCACTAGAGAGACGAAAAAATTCAAAGGCTCATAGTAGATCCAGTAGCAGTGCTCTGACTGGAGTCCTTTCTGCAAAGCAAG TCCAAGAGTTGTTGTCGGAGGATCATGGATGTAGCCTACCAGCCACACCACAATCCATTTCAGATCTCAAATCACTGGCCACTGCATTACTGGAAACCATCCATGAAAAAAACATGGTCATACAACACCAAAGACAAACTAACAA AATTCTAGGTAATCGAGTGGCAGAActagaaaagaaattaagaacTTTGGAAATTGCTGGCTTGTGGAGTCTTCCAG GTGGGAAGGACACGATAACATTCAGtgacccagccctgcctgtgatACAGCGCTCCAGGTCACCCTTGTCAGCCTTTGCTGATAAGCCTCAGAGAACTGAAGTACAAG AACAGAAGGGAGAACATGATGAAACTTATGCTGTTGCAAGTGAATCTCTGTCTCCAGAGGGAACAAACTTAAATAACAGAAtccaaaataaacatttttaccCTTCATTACCCCAGCTACCTTCTGAGGAAGAAGACATAAACAAGCTTGGAAGTCAGATAATTAAACTGACAGTTGCAGAACTGGAAGGGAAAAGAGGAGGCGCTCCTGTGGGGGAGCAGAACGTGGGAGTTGAAGCAGAGCTTAATGATTCATCAGAGGCAGAGTTCCCACTTTCCAGCCCTGATCCATCTGACCCCACAGATCCCTCAAACTCAGAGAATGAACGAACTGGTGAAACTGAGGCCCTGAAAGACAATGACAAAACGTTGGAGAGAGATTGTGAAATTCCAAATGGAAGAGAGGATCAAAACAGTAGCACCATGGATGTGGTGCATGCTGAGGATGCTGGAAGGCATGGAGGGCTCAGTGTTCAAACTGCAGACACAAATAACAGCTTTGAGGAGCTCTCTGAATCTGAAAACAAGAAACCATCTGATGCTGCTGAAAACCGTGAATATTTGGATAACAGTTTGGCTTGA
- the CCDC149 gene encoding coiled-coil domain-containing protein 149 isoform X2 → MGSHRSETDWQGLLSEYLVCKRKLESKKEALLILSKELDTCQQERDQYKLMANQLRERHQSLKKKYRELIDGDPSLPPEKRKQANLAQLLSEAQDRNKHLGEEIGELQQRLGEVQGDNKLLRMTIAKQRLGDDEVGARHFAAHEREDLVQQLEKAREQIETLRYDLQAALDELQDVKEERSVYQDKSDRLNQELNHVLGGHENRIIDIDALCMENRYLQERLKQLQEEVNLLKSSITKYKNALERRKNSKAHSRSSSSALTGVLSAKQVQELLSEDHGCSLPATPQSISDLKSLATALLETIHEKNMVIQHQRQTNKILGNRVAELEKKLRTLEIAGLWSLPGLSYNVSVGFGSGKDTITFSDPALPVIQRSRSPLSAFADKPQRTEVQEQKGEHDETYAVASESLSPEGTNLNNRIQNKHFYPSLPQLPSEEEDINKLGSQIIKLTVAELEGKRGGAPVGEQNVGVEAELNDSSEAEFPLSSPDPSDPTDPSNSENERTGETEALKDNDKTLERDCEIPNGREDQNSSTMDVVHAEDAGRHGGLSVQTADTNNSFEELSESENKKPSDAAENREYLDNSLA, encoded by the exons tACCTGGTGTGCAAAAGGAAACTTGAAAGTAAGAAGGAGGCATTGCTCATCCTTTCCAAAGAGCTGGACACCTGTCAGCAAGAAAGAGACCAGTACAAACTGATGGCCAACCAGCTGCGGGAGCGACACCAGTCCCTGAAAAAGAAGTATCGGGAGCTGATT GATGGGGATCCATCACTTCCACCTGAAAAGAGGAAACAG GCAAATCTTGCTCAACTACTGAGTGAGGCTCAAGATCGAAATAAACATCTTGGAGAAGAGATTGGAGAGCTTCAGCAGAGACTGGGAGAAGTACAAGGGGACAATAAG CTCCTTCGAATGACCATAGCAAAGCAGAGGCTGGGGGATGATGAAGTTGGGGCTCGCCACTTTGCAGCACATGAGCGGGAGGACCTCGttcagcagctggagaaggCTCGAGAGCAG ATTGAGACCCTGAGATATGATCTTCAGGCTGCACTGGATGAGCTACAGGATGTGAAAGAGGAACGCTCTGTTTACCAAGACAAGTCTGACAGACTGAACCAAGAGCTGAATCATGTCTTAGGAGGGCATGAAAACAGGATCATTGACATAGATGCTCTCTGCATGGAGAACAG gtATCTTCAAGAGAGATTAAAACAGCTTCAAGAGGAAGTCAACCTTCTGAAGTCTAGTATTACTAAATATAAG AATGCACTAGAGAGACGAAAAAATTCAAAGGCTCATAGTAGATCCAGTAGCAGTGCTCTGACTGGAGTCCTTTCTGCAAAGCAAG TCCAAGAGTTGTTGTCGGAGGATCATGGATGTAGCCTACCAGCCACACCACAATCCATTTCAGATCTCAAATCACTGGCCACTGCATTACTGGAAACCATCCATGAAAAAAACATGGTCATACAACACCAAAGACAAACTAACAA AATTCTAGGTAATCGAGTGGCAGAActagaaaagaaattaagaacTTTGGAAATTGCTGGCTTGTGGAGTCTTCCAG GCCTGAGCTACAATGTCTCAGTGGGATTTGGGA GTGGGAAGGACACGATAACATTCAGtgacccagccctgcctgtgatACAGCGCTCCAGGTCACCCTTGTCAGCCTTTGCTGATAAGCCTCAGAGAACTGAAGTACAAG AACAGAAGGGAGAACATGATGAAACTTATGCTGTTGCAAGTGAATCTCTGTCTCCAGAGGGAACAAACTTAAATAACAGAAtccaaaataaacatttttaccCTTCATTACCCCAGCTACCTTCTGAGGAAGAAGACATAAACAAGCTTGGAAGTCAGATAATTAAACTGACAGTTGCAGAACTGGAAGGGAAAAGAGGAGGCGCTCCTGTGGGGGAGCAGAACGTGGGAGTTGAAGCAGAGCTTAATGATTCATCAGAGGCAGAGTTCCCACTTTCCAGCCCTGATCCATCTGACCCCACAGATCCCTCAAACTCAGAGAATGAACGAACTGGTGAAACTGAGGCCCTGAAAGACAATGACAAAACGTTGGAGAGAGATTGTGAAATTCCAAATGGAAGAGAGGATCAAAACAGTAGCACCATGGATGTGGTGCATGCTGAGGATGCTGGAAGGCATGGAGGGCTCAGTGTTCAAACTGCAGACACAAATAACAGCTTTGAGGAGCTCTCTGAATCTGAAAACAAGAAACCATCTGATGCTGCTGAAAACCGTGAATATTTGGATAACAGTTTGGCTTGA